In Oscillatoria acuminata PCC 6304, a single window of DNA contains:
- a CDS encoding TMEM165/GDT1 family protein, which translates to MDWQLLGVSFITIFLAELGDKSQVAAIALGGSSKFPQSVFFGTAGALLLASLLGVLAGEGVAQLLPDHLLKAIAALGFAIIALRLLFGKDEEQDEEDASSEAEPPTIALSDPD; encoded by the coding sequence ATGGACTGGCAACTTCTCGGCGTAAGTTTTATCACGATTTTTTTAGCAGAATTAGGAGACAAAAGCCAAGTCGCGGCGATCGCCCTCGGGGGGAGTTCAAAATTCCCCCAATCTGTATTTTTCGGAACGGCTGGCGCACTTCTGTTAGCCAGTTTGCTCGGAGTGTTAGCCGGAGAAGGGGTCGCGCAACTCCTTCCTGATCATCTGCTCAAGGCGATCGCCGCCCTAGGTTTTGCCATCATTGCTCTGCGTCTCCTGTTTGGCAAAGACGAAGAACAGGACGAAGAAGACGCTTCCTCCGAAGCCGAACCCCCCACAATTGCCCTCTCCGACCCCGATTAA
- a CDS encoding TMEM165/GDT1 family protein, whose protein sequence is MKKLQRLPSMPANTLNTSSVTDATETLPTLSPVPSDAEACLERALTLPTALEQLSPSTPSPQTALKTRTPKARQGAWSVFASTFVTIFLAELGDKTQVATLLMTAESQSPWIVFAGAGSALVATSLLGVLLGRWLASRISPKTLEKSAGVVLLFVSAMLVWDILH, encoded by the coding sequence ATGAAAAAACTACAGCGGTTACCCTCCATGCCAGCGAACACTTTGAACACTTCTTCTGTCACCGATGCGACTGAGACCCTTCCCACCTTGTCTCCCGTCCCCTCCGATGCGGAAGCCTGCTTAGAACGCGCTCTAACCCTACCCACTGCCCTAGAACAACTCTCACCCTCCACCCCATCACCCCAGACTGCACTCAAAACCCGAACCCCTAAAGCCCGTCAGGGAGCCTGGAGTGTTTTCGCTTCCACCTTCGTGACCATTTTCCTGGCGGAATTAGGAGACAAAACCCAAGTCGCCACCCTGTTAATGACCGCTGAATCCCAATCTCCCTGGATTGTCTTTGCCGGTGCCGGTTCCGCATTGGTCGCGACTAGCTTATTAGGGGTCCTCCTCGGTCGCTGGTTAGCGAGTCGCATCTCCCCTAAAACCCTCGAAAAATCAGCGGGAGTTGTGCTGTTGTTTGTCTCTGCAATGCTGGTGTGGGATATTCTGCATTAA
- a CDS encoding YkgJ family cysteine cluster protein, with amino-acid sequence MGCLTVASWRCVKQCGACCHLDPEERPELAEYLSPEELALYLSMVGPDGWCIHLDQLNRECTIYDDRPRFCRVLPDVFEEMYGIEPEELDEFAIECCQQQIEAVHGDRSLEMLRFNQAVGVSLLELPPLD; translated from the coding sequence ATGGGGTGTTTAACCGTGGCGAGTTGGCGTTGTGTCAAGCAGTGTGGAGCGTGCTGTCATCTGGATCCAGAGGAACGTCCGGAGTTGGCAGAGTATTTATCCCCGGAAGAGTTGGCCTTATATCTGAGCATGGTAGGGCCCGATGGATGGTGTATCCATCTGGATCAACTAAACCGGGAATGTACGATTTATGACGATCGCCCCCGCTTCTGTCGGGTCCTTCCGGATGTATTTGAAGAGATGTACGGCATTGAACCCGAGGAATTAGACGAGTTTGCCATCGAATGCTGTCAGCAGCAAATCGAGGCGGTTCATGGCGATCGCAGCTTGGAAATGCTCCGGTTTAATCAAGCCGTTGGGGTTTCCCTACTTGAACTCCCCCCCCTAGATTAA
- the psb30 gene encoding photosystem II reaction center protein Ycf12/Psb30, which translates to MRILIYSAANPLSHSGQGKALLVLDIYSRQAPLGGEMDFLSSFASNLNLEVILQLTFVGLILIAGPVVIFLLAFRGGDM; encoded by the coding sequence ATGCGGATTTTGATTTACAGTGCAGCAAATCCCCTCTCCCATTCGGGGCAGGGTAAAGCGCTGTTAGTTTTAGATATCTACTCAAGACAGGCACCGTTGGGAGGAGAAATGGATTTTTTAAGTAGTTTTGCAAGCAACCTCAATCTAGAAGTAATTCTTCAACTCACTTTCGTGGGATTGATCTTGATTGCGGGTCCAGTTGTGATCTTTTTGCTGGCATTTCGCGGCGGCGATATGTAA
- a CDS encoding response regulator, translating into MNLVAKRKKILVVEDNLAYIHILKFAFEHSNWWAEAEIETVNDGKEAIDYLSRNQGNSGNHQGSDQLPHLILSDINMPHLSGLELLAWIRQTDHLKDLPFILMSSYIQPIELEIIQSLKANYYFIKPLTIPELLNNLNQTIKQLQLKEATVLEKL; encoded by the coding sequence ATGAATCTGGTAGCCAAGCGCAAAAAAATATTAGTTGTTGAAGACAATCTAGCTTACATCCACATCTTAAAATTCGCTTTTGAACACTCGAATTGGTGGGCAGAAGCGGAAATAGAAACAGTCAATGATGGAAAGGAAGCCATTGATTATCTATCTAGGAATCAGGGAAATTCAGGCAATCATCAGGGGTCCGACCAGTTACCCCATTTGATTCTCTCCGATATCAATATGCCCCATTTGTCCGGATTAGAATTACTGGCTTGGATTCGACAAACGGATCATTTAAAAGACTTACCTTTTATTTTAATGAGTAGCTATATCCAGCCCATAGAGTTGGAAATTATTCAGAGCTTAAAGGCGAATTATTATTTTATTAAGCCCTTAACGATTCCAGAATTATTAAACAACCTGAATCAGACTATTAAGCAACTTCAACTCAAGGAAGCTACCGTTTTAGAAAAATTATAG
- a CDS encoding PAS domain S-box protein, with product MAMNQRIESLYHRSSEPSALQPNGELLPIAFKELGTASEELLVALEQLAEQQQQLVESQNQLEAERSRYQSLFEQAPHAYIALDSDGTITSVNRAATRLFDCTHRLLLHKPITILVPIEARREFREELKRRQQVEDDQDWPVRLYSPHREPFEAALTLSVERDAWGNIISTCLCIRDISEHQRAQAQKKKHTEDLFCDRPRHTFSKGENIPLQPDALWLICKGWVKLSTLTENNGEVMMGIAGKGIPFCRTLTALPIYQVKALSQTVELITIPHMEMAHSPHLAQLIAEGVTQRLQQSELLLCVCGRRRASDRLLALLQVLKTIIGEPVATGTRLSLRLTHQELAEASCTTRVTVTRLLSEFQHQGKITIDNTNHITLPEEYS from the coding sequence ATGGCGATGAATCAGCGCATTGAAAGCCTGTATCATCGCAGTTCTGAACCTTCGGCGCTCCAGCCCAATGGTGAGTTACTGCCGATCGCCTTTAAAGAACTCGGGACCGCTTCAGAAGAATTGCTCGTTGCCTTAGAACAGCTGGCCGAGCAACAGCAACAACTCGTTGAATCTCAGAACCAACTAGAAGCAGAGCGTAGCCGTTATCAAAGCCTATTTGAGCAAGCACCCCATGCTTACATCGCCCTGGATAGCGACGGCACGATTACCTCGGTGAATCGTGCTGCCACCCGATTATTCGACTGCACTCACCGATTGCTACTGCACAAACCCATCACGATTTTGGTTCCAATCGAGGCACGACGAGAGTTTCGGGAAGAACTGAAGAGGCGGCAACAGGTTGAGGACGATCAGGACTGGCCAGTGAGACTCTATTCCCCCCATCGAGAACCTTTTGAGGCGGCGCTGACTCTCTCGGTGGAACGGGATGCCTGGGGTAACATCATTTCCACCTGCCTCTGTATTCGAGATATCAGCGAGCACCAGCGAGCGCAAGCCCAGAAAAAAAAGCATACGGAGGACCTGTTTTGCGATCGCCCAAGGCACACATTTTCTAAAGGAGAAAATATCCCCTTACAACCCGATGCCCTCTGGCTCATCTGTAAAGGGTGGGTCAAACTGAGTACCCTGACGGAAAACAATGGTGAGGTGATGATGGGAATAGCCGGCAAAGGAATCCCCTTTTGTCGGACTTTAACTGCTCTGCCCATCTATCAAGTGAAAGCCCTTTCCCAAACTGTAGAATTAATCACGATTCCTCACATGGAAATGGCTCACTCCCCTCACTTAGCTCAGTTGATTGCTGAAGGTGTCACTCAGCGATTACAGCAATCTGAATTGTTATTATGCGTCTGTGGCAGAAGGCGCGCCAGCGATCGCCTCCTAGCTCTGCTCCAGGTTTTAAAAACCATCATAGGCGAACCCGTTGCTACCGGAACCCGGTTGAGTCTGCGCCTCACTCATCAGGAACTCGCTGAGGCTTCCTGTACAACTCGTGTGACCGTTACTCGCCTGTTGAGCGAGTTCCAACACCAGGGAAAAATTACCATTGATAACACCAATCATATTACTCTTCCAGAAGAGTACAGCTAA
- a CDS encoding right-handed parallel beta-helix repeat-containing protein produces MNFKHQLLPTIVTVAVATWNPIALALSPAEVDAVAWQVSVLISPNLTQQGDAFLIEGEKTGSGVIVAREGNSYYVLTALHVVWKRGGFHAIAMPDGQVYYVDASENSPDIIPLGHPAGELGQTIAGLDLALLRVQSDRTYPLARTAPNPLQSGTPVFVNGWPNPDDLRQKIRDRQLVAGAIAEVTPPSDDGGYRLLYSNPTRSGMSGGGIFNANGELIGIHGRGRGVQNNCSTPEVNANNSCGMYIGEFLADSRVQSLQLSLNRNPIDPGMIHYGLTYASQIDRVNGSPVARSTPPPVIPPTITPETPQPSPPPVAEFPTPSPEAIAEAQTIYYVDPNQGTNAATAGLTPENPFRSISYALQGARPGTVIYLASGLYSARETFPLKLNPGVIIIGNESQQGEGVVIRGGGIASTRTAGRQNYTLFAGNSSQILGVTLTNPHSNGTAIWIEDTTTALIRNTTLMDNPREGILIGGNATPILEKNRFINNGGNGISITQQGAGEIRNNDFTNNGIGVAIAGMANPSITDNHIRGNRNGIVVTASATPTLQGNILENNQNYGILTLGLAPTPIAENNLFRNNGISNQLTARIQDWGLDIPPRTVTSTVFGCVEYEGGLATFAYTGKGSIPLPFLNWNHSASDSGLNRCRLVTSSLNKIVALMGQELSTMALSTGRVHNNNAVCLVDQSGEICQDSNLLFYLGGEEQRNPGEGLAPLLPFSWATAGNPVQQVETGAFAPLKDFAQRLAPEPGLWFTD; encoded by the coding sequence ATGAACTTTAAACACCAATTATTACCAACAATTGTAACTGTTGCCGTGGCAACCTGGAATCCCATCGCCTTAGCTTTGAGTCCGGCGGAAGTGGATGCGGTGGCATGGCAAGTTTCGGTGTTAATTAGTCCGAATTTGACCCAACAGGGGGATGCGTTTTTGATTGAAGGGGAAAAAACGGGGAGTGGGGTGATTGTAGCGCGGGAGGGAAATAGTTACTATGTGCTGACTGCTTTGCACGTGGTTTGGAAACGGGGGGGATTTCATGCGATCGCCATGCCTGATGGACAGGTGTATTACGTTGATGCCTCGGAAAATAGTCCGGATATTATTCCCCTGGGTCATCCTGCGGGAGAATTGGGACAAACGATCGCCGGATTGGATTTGGCGTTACTGCGGGTGCAAAGCGATCGCACCTATCCCTTGGCGCGAACTGCCCCAAACCCTCTCCAGTCGGGAACTCCAGTGTTTGTGAATGGATGGCCCAATCCCGATGATTTGCGGCAAAAAATTCGCGATCGCCAGTTAGTTGCCGGGGCGATCGCTGAAGTGACTCCGCCCTCGGATGATGGCGGGTATCGCTTACTCTACAGCAATCCGACGCGCAGTGGCATGAGTGGGGGTGGTATCTTTAATGCCAATGGCGAACTGATCGGGATTCATGGCAGGGGACGGGGAGTCCAAAATAATTGTAGTACCCCAGAAGTTAATGCCAATAACAGTTGTGGAATGTATATCGGAGAGTTTTTAGCGGACAGTCGCGTGCAAAGTCTCCAGTTATCCTTGAATCGCAATCCCATCGATCCGGGGATGATTCACTATGGATTGACTTATGCCAGTCAAATCGATCGCGTTAATGGTTCTCCTGTGGCGCGCAGTACCCCACCCCCTGTCATCCCCCCAACAATCACACCAGAAACACCCCAACCCTCCCCGCCACCCGTTGCTGAGTTTCCCACGCCTTCCCCAGAGGCGATCGCTGAGGCACAAACGATTTATTATGTTGACCCTAATCAGGGCACCAATGCCGCTACTGCCGGACTCACTCCAGAAAATCCCTTTCGGAGTATCTCCTATGCGCTACAAGGTGCGCGTCCCGGAACGGTAATTTATCTTGCCTCGGGATTGTATAGCGCCCGGGAAACCTTTCCCCTGAAACTGAATCCGGGGGTAATTATAATCGGCAATGAATCCCAGCAGGGAGAAGGGGTAGTCATTCGCGGGGGAGGAATTGCATCAACGCGCACCGCAGGACGACAAAATTATACCCTATTTGCTGGAAACAGTAGCCAAATTTTAGGGGTAACCCTCACCAATCCGCATTCCAACGGAACGGCAATTTGGATAGAAGATACCACCACTGCTTTAATTCGCAATACGACTTTGATGGATAATCCCCGAGAAGGTATTTTAATCGGAGGAAATGCTACCCCCATCCTGGAAAAAAATCGATTTATTAACAATGGTGGAAATGGGATTTCTATCACCCAGCAAGGGGCGGGAGAGATTCGTAACAATGATTTTACTAACAATGGAATTGGGGTGGCGATCGCAGGTATGGCCAATCCTTCCATTACGGACAATCATATTCGCGGCAACCGTAATGGCATCGTGGTTACTGCATCCGCAACGCCGACTCTTCAAGGGAATATTCTGGAAAATAACCAGAATTATGGAATTTTAACCCTAGGATTGGCCCCAACCCCCATCGCGGAGAATAATCTGTTTAGGAACAATGGAATTAGCAATCAATTAACCGCCAGAATTCAAGATTGGGGGTTAGACATTCCCCCTAGAACCGTTACCTCTACGGTATTTGGTTGTGTAGAATATGAAGGCGGTTTAGCTACCTTTGCTTATACCGGCAAAGGGTCAATTCCTCTGCCTTTTTTGAACTGGAATCATAGCGCTTCTGACTCGGGGTTAAACCGATGTCGGTTAGTCACATCCAGTTTAAATAAAATTGTAGCTTTAATGGGTCAAGAGTTATCGACAATGGCGCTTTCTACCGGACGAGTTCATAATAATAATGCGGTTTGTTTGGTGGACCAGTCCGGGGAAATTTGCCAAGATAGCAATCTGTTATTTTACCTCGGAGGAGAAGAACAGCGAAATCCCGGGGAAGGATTAGCCCCCTTACTCCCCTTCAGTTGGGCAACCGCAGGAAATCCCGTCCAACAGGTAGAAACTGGCGCATTCGCCCCCCTAAAAGACTTTGCACAACGCTTGGCACCGGAACCGGGTTTATGGTTTACGGATTAG
- a CDS encoding DUF1565 domain-containing protein, whose protein sequence is MMNKISSYPLVLITLSLLSAVTVTLGSQGERADGGKVLANVPTVQPSMNAQQRIIYVDPKRGNDSVSAGQSEENALRTITAALERAQSGTVIQLAAGRYHAGEVFPLKLQPGVILRGDESGRGDGVVITGGNTHLSRIWAGQNITILAGDSSQILGVTVTNPNPYGTGVWIENANAIVRNSTFTNNNREGIFVSGTAQPIIENNQFMYNGGNGISVTKESKGEIRRNVFQDTGFALAIGHNAAPVVAGNHIHQNRIGIVVTQAARPILEGNIIENNSDYGLVAIAESQPQIAASNTFRGNERENQLIARNPQGIPPTPDEPTGTQRAYFTCEPYGTNYATVAQQGYASIPQAMIVWKSSEVDLPENRCNEVTQKLNQKVTAYGGQLHKMLFATGRVNNDRVICLVKDLQDSCQPDNMLFTLSGFNASDPTQVLRQLIAFSVEGKGNPVQEFGEEAIAPLESVAHNLQPALGLWFVSGLTQ, encoded by the coding sequence ATGATGAATAAAATCAGCAGCTATCCCCTCGTTTTAATTACCTTATCCTTACTGAGTGCAGTAACGGTTACCCTAGGGAGTCAAGGAGAGAGAGCAGATGGGGGTAAAGTCCTGGCAAATGTTCCCACGGTACAGCCGAGTATGAACGCCCAGCAACGGATTATTTATGTTGATCCGAAGCGGGGAAATGATTCAGTAAGTGCCGGTCAAAGTGAGGAGAATGCGTTACGAACCATTACTGCTGCTTTGGAACGGGCGCAGTCGGGAACCGTGATTCAATTGGCAGCAGGGCGTTATCATGCAGGGGAAGTTTTTCCCTTGAAACTGCAACCGGGGGTGATTCTGCGCGGGGATGAAAGTGGCCGGGGTGACGGGGTGGTGATTACCGGAGGAAACACCCATCTCAGCCGGATTTGGGCGGGTCAAAATATTACAATATTAGCCGGAGATAGTAGCCAAATTCTCGGGGTGACCGTTACGAACCCTAATCCCTATGGGACTGGTGTTTGGATAGAAAATGCCAATGCAATTGTGAGAAATAGTACCTTTACGAATAATAATCGTGAGGGAATTTTTGTATCCGGGACGGCTCAACCGATTATTGAAAATAATCAGTTTATGTATAATGGGGGAAATGGCATTTCGGTAACGAAGGAGTCGAAAGGGGAAATTCGCCGGAATGTGTTTCAGGACACGGGTTTTGCCCTGGCGATCGGGCATAATGCCGCCCCAGTTGTTGCCGGTAACCATATTCACCAAAATCGAATTGGGATTGTGGTGACGCAAGCGGCACGGCCTATTTTAGAGGGGAATATTATCGAAAATAATAGCGATTATGGGTTGGTGGCGATCGCTGAATCTCAGCCTCAGATTGCTGCTAGTAATACGTTTCGCGGGAACGAACGGGAAAATCAACTGATCGCCCGCAATCCCCAGGGAATTCCCCCCACTCCTGACGAACCGACGGGCACTCAGCGGGCTTATTTTACCTGCGAACCCTACGGCACAAATTACGCAACGGTGGCTCAACAAGGGTATGCTTCGATTCCCCAAGCAATGATTGTTTGGAAGAGTTCGGAGGTGGATTTACCAGAAAATCGCTGCAATGAAGTGACTCAAAAGTTAAACCAAAAGGTAACAGCTTATGGGGGTCAATTGCATAAAATGTTGTTTGCGACTGGACGGGTGAATAATGACCGGGTGATTTGTTTGGTGAAGGATTTACAAGACAGTTGTCAGCCGGATAATATGTTGTTTACATTGAGCGGATTTAATGCCAGTGACCCGACTCAAGTGTTGCGGCAATTGATTGCGTTTAGTGTGGAAGGCAAGGGCAATCCGGTGCAAGAGTTTGGTGAGGAGGCGATCGCCCCCTTAGAATCGGTGGCCCACAATTTACAACCGGCATTGGGATTATGGTTTGTTAGCGGGTTAACTCAATAA
- the apcD gene encoding allophycocyanin subunit alpha-B, producing MSVVSQVILKADDELRYPTNGELTSLTQFFQTGQQRVRIATTLAENEKKIVEQASKRLWQKRPDFISPGGNAYGQRQRAQCLRDFGWYLRLATYGVLAGDKGPIEKIGIIGAREMYNALGVPMAGMAESIVCLKEASLALLSQEDATAAAPYFDYIVQAMS from the coding sequence ATGAGTGTAGTAAGTCAAGTTATTCTCAAAGCCGACGATGAGCTCCGTTATCCGACGAACGGGGAACTCACCAGTTTAACACAATTTTTTCAAACCGGCCAGCAACGGGTCCGAATTGCGACCACGTTAGCTGAGAACGAGAAGAAAATTGTGGAGCAAGCCAGCAAACGCCTATGGCAAAAGCGCCCCGATTTTATCTCTCCGGGGGGCAATGCCTACGGCCAACGCCAACGGGCACAGTGTCTCCGAGACTTCGGTTGGTATCTGCGTTTGGCCACCTATGGCGTACTCGCCGGGGACAAAGGACCGATTGAAAAAATCGGCATCATTGGTGCTCGGGAAATGTACAACGCCCTAGGCGTGCCAATGGCAGGAATGGCCGAGTCCATTGTCTGCCTCAAAGAAGCATCTCTGGCCCTTCTGAGTCAAGAAGATGCCACGGCTGCTGCCCCCTACTTTGACTACATCGTTCAAGCGATGTCCTAA
- the rlmD gene encoding 23S rRNA (uracil(1939)-C(5))-methyltransferase RlmD gives MSATNGQNNYAVGDRQDENWQQGCAIEVEIEDLSDTGDGVGRYQGRVVFVPDAVPGDRLLVRLVRVKPQYANGKLLEVLERSPNRIRPHCIVADKCGGCQWQSVAYSAQLQAKQNLVTQAIARIGGIEHPTVEPILPSPSPFGYRNKATYPLSRSSSGKVQAGYYEKNSHHLVNINQCPVQDSRLNPLLAEVKQDIQDRGWSIYNETEHRGNLRHLALQIGRRTGQILLTLVSANRKLMDIEAQAEEWLSRYPDLVGVCLNYNPNRTNAILGEETRCVAGQSYFVDEFAGVELQLRSDTFFQVNPETAEVLLETIASRLNLQGTERLVDAYCGIGTFTLPLAKRVQQAIGLEINPAAIAIAQENAQLNSLTNVSFHEGSVEKLLPQLESLGLPQGEKPDIVLLDPPRKGCDRSVLETLIQIAPQQIVYISCKPATLARDLKILCDSGIYRLSFLQPADFFPQTSHVEAVAFLVAQG, from the coding sequence GTGAGTGCCACTAATGGGCAAAACAATTACGCAGTCGGGGATCGGCAGGATGAAAATTGGCAACAAGGTTGTGCGATCGAAGTAGAAATTGAGGACTTGAGCGACACCGGAGACGGGGTGGGGCGCTATCAGGGGCGCGTGGTGTTCGTTCCCGATGCAGTTCCTGGGGATCGCCTGTTGGTCCGGCTGGTGCGGGTCAAGCCTCAATATGCCAATGGCAAGCTCCTAGAGGTCCTAGAACGCTCTCCAAACCGGATTCGCCCCCATTGTATCGTCGCGGATAAATGCGGCGGTTGTCAGTGGCAAAGCGTGGCTTATTCGGCCCAACTCCAAGCGAAGCAAAATCTCGTCACCCAGGCGATCGCCCGGATTGGCGGAATTGAGCACCCTACAGTAGAACCGATTTTGCCTTCTCCTTCTCCCTTTGGCTATCGCAACAAAGCCACCTATCCCCTCAGTCGTTCCTCTTCGGGCAAGGTCCAAGCGGGATACTATGAAAAAAATAGTCATCACTTGGTCAACATCAATCAATGTCCCGTGCAGGACTCCCGATTAAATCCGCTCCTGGCTGAGGTGAAACAGGACATTCAGGACCGGGGATGGTCGATTTACAATGAAACGGAACACCGGGGCAATCTACGGCACCTGGCGCTGCAAATTGGTCGCCGTACAGGACAGATTTTGCTTACTTTGGTCTCTGCCAATCGCAAGTTGATGGATATTGAGGCTCAGGCGGAGGAATGGTTGAGTCGCTATCCGGATTTGGTGGGTGTTTGCCTCAATTACAACCCCAATCGGACTAATGCGATTTTAGGGGAGGAAACGCGCTGTGTAGCGGGTCAATCCTATTTTGTGGATGAATTTGCCGGAGTCGAGTTACAACTGCGCTCAGATACGTTTTTTCAGGTGAATCCGGAAACGGCGGAGGTGCTGTTAGAAACGATCGCCTCTCGCTTGAATTTGCAGGGGACTGAGCGATTGGTGGATGCCTATTGCGGGATTGGCACTTTTACCCTCCCCCTCGCTAAACGGGTGCAACAGGCGATCGGTTTGGAAATTAATCCAGCAGCGATCGCGATCGCCCAAGAAAATGCTCAACTCAATAGCTTGACCAACGTCTCCTTTCATGAGGGGTCCGTTGAAAAATTATTGCCACAATTAGAGAGTCTGGGATTACCGCAGGGAGAGAAACCAGATATTGTTTTATTGGATCCCCCGAGAAAAGGGTGCGATCGCAGCGTCCTGGAGACCCTGATTCAGATTGCACCCCAGCAAATTGTTTACATCAGTTGCAAACCCGCAACCCTCGCCCGGGACCTAAAAATCCTCTGTGATAGCGGAATTTATCGCCTAAGTTTCCTACAACCGGCTGATTTCTTTCCCCAAACCTCCCATGTTGAAGCGGTTGCTTTCCTCGTGGCACAGGGATAA
- a CDS encoding YkvA family protein has product MNNSIQSIYNWYRNTLRNPKYRWWIILGTVAYFFSPIDVAPDFIPVIGQLDDIALATLLVAELSQIAMDYFKARKGEVEESTNPVNTASTVGGSTVVDVEASSVNQ; this is encoded by the coding sequence ATGAATAACTCTATTCAATCAATTTACAACTGGTATCGCAACACACTTCGCAATCCTAAATATCGCTGGTGGATTATTTTGGGAACCGTGGCTTATTTCTTCAGCCCGATTGATGTTGCTCCAGATTTCATCCCAGTGATTGGGCAACTTGACGATATCGCTCTGGCAACCTTGTTAGTTGCGGAGTTATCTCAAATTGCAATGGATTATTTTAAAGCCAGAAAAGGTGAAGTAGAAGAATCCACCAATCCGGTCAATACCGCCTCAACGGTGGGGGGTTCTACGGTAGTAGATGTAGAAGCTAGTTCCGTCAATCAATAA
- the lpxD gene encoding UDP-3-O-(3-hydroxymyristoyl)glucosamine N-acyltransferase produces the protein MKFSELVQKLAIHLPDSPTVSKGEDPEITGVAAVEEATPGSLSYIEGSKFANRIAGTAAAALILPMDPQLQQQASDRGIAWVATPEPRLLFAQAIALFYQPFRLSAGIHPTASIHPDATLGENVAIGAFVSIAQGVKIANQVCIHANVTLYPHAEIGEGTVLHSHCTIHERTRIGKGCTIHAGAVIGSEGFGFVPSRAGWVKMEQSGYTVLEDRVEVGCNSSIDRPAVGETRIGENTKIDNLVQIGHGCKIGKNCALAAQVGLAGGVKLGNNVILGGQVGVSNQVKVGDGAVASAKSGLHTDVPPGAIVSGFPAVPNKLWLKTVAISNRLPEMYQSLKQLQRLLGPKSN, from the coding sequence ATGAAATTTAGTGAACTTGTCCAAAAACTCGCCATTCATCTTCCCGATAGTCCCACGGTTTCTAAGGGGGAGGACCCGGAAATTACGGGAGTTGCAGCAGTAGAAGAGGCGACTCCCGGGAGTTTGAGTTATATCGAAGGCAGTAAATTTGCCAATCGCATCGCGGGGACGGCAGCGGCGGCGTTGATTTTGCCGATGGATCCCCAATTGCAGCAACAGGCGAGCGATCGCGGCATCGCCTGGGTGGCGACTCCGGAACCGCGATTATTGTTTGCTCAGGCGATCGCCTTGTTTTATCAACCCTTTCGACTCTCAGCAGGCATCCATCCCACCGCCTCGATTCATCCGGATGCCACCTTGGGGGAAAATGTGGCGATCGGGGCCTTTGTCTCCATCGCCCAGGGGGTCAAAATTGCAAATCAGGTCTGCATTCACGCCAACGTTACCCTCTATCCCCATGCTGAAATTGGGGAAGGGACCGTTTTGCATAGCCATTGCACCATCCATGAACGCACCCGCATTGGCAAGGGTTGTACGATTCACGCTGGGGCCGTGATTGGGTCCGAAGGGTTTGGATTTGTGCCCTCTCGCGCCGGTTGGGTGAAAATGGAGCAATCCGGCTATACCGTCCTAGAGGACCGGGTAGAGGTGGGATGTAATAGTAGCATCGACCGTCCCGCCGTCGGGGAAACCCGGATTGGGGAGAATACAAAAATTGATAATTTAGTGCAGATTGGGCATGGGTGCAAAATTGGCAAAAATTGTGCTCTAGCCGCGCAAGTGGGATTAGCCGGTGGGGTCAAGTTAGGCAACAATGTGATTTTAGGTGGTCAAGTGGGGGTTTCCAATCAGGTGAAAGTGGGAGATGGGGCAGTCGCCTCCGCCAAATCTGGCCTTCACACTGATGTCCCGCCCGGGGCGATCGTCTCTGGTTTTCCAGCAGTTCCCAATAAACTCTGGCTGAAAACCGTTGCCATTTCCAACCGTCTCCCAGAAATGTATCAATCCCTCAAGCAACTTCAGCGATTGTTGGGTCCGAAGTCAAATTAG